The proteins below come from a single Macrobrachium nipponense isolate FS-2020 chromosome 17, ASM1510439v2, whole genome shotgun sequence genomic window:
- the LOC135196074 gene encoding larval cuticle protein 65Ag1-like: MKLIIFACLAVVSLAAPRPDKPVPAPAPSYGAPSQRSFDHSAEAIAILRDERQMSDDATSYNFAIETEDGIQREEFGSAIDHGSAEGAVAQSGKVSFTLPDGQQFELTFVADENGFQPQSSFLPVAPEFPHEIPQFVLDQIEKARREDEEAARSGPRSSGGPSNSYQAPL, encoded by the exons ATGAAACTG ATCATCTTCGCTTGTCTGGCCGTCGTGTCCCTGGCCGCCCCCAGGCCCGACAAACCCGTCCCAGCCCCCGCTCCCTCCTACGGCGCCCCCTCCCAGAGATCCTTCGACCACTCCGCCGAAGCCATAGCCATCCTCCGCGACGAGAGGCAGATGTCTGACGACGCCACCAGCTACAACTTCGCCATTGAGACTGAGGACGGAATCCAACGCGAGGAATTCGGTTCCGCCATCGACCACGGAAGCGCTGAAGGAGCCGTCGCTCAGAGCGGAAAGGTCTC CTTCACCCTCCCCGACGGCCAACAGTTCGAGCTGACCTTCGTGGCTGACGAGAATGGCTTCCAGCCCCAGTCTTCCTTCCTGCCAGTCGCTCCCGAATTCCCCCACGAGATTCCCCAGTTCGTCCTCGACCAGATCGAAAAGGCAAGACGCGAGGACGAGGAAGCTGCCCGCTCCGGCCCACGAAGCAGCGGTGGACCATCCAACAGCTACCAGGCCCCTTTGTAA
- the LOC135196076 gene encoding larval cuticle protein 65Ag1-like, translating into MKLIILASLAVVSLAAPRPDKPVPAPAPSYGAPSQRSFDHSVEEIAILRDERQMSDDATSYNFAIETEDGIQREEFGSAIDHGSAEGAVAQSGKVSFTLPDGQQFELTFVADENGFQPQSSFLPVAPEFPHEIPQFVLDQIEKARREDEEAARSGPRSSGAPSQGYA; encoded by the exons ATGAAGCTG ATCATCCTCGCCTCCTTGGCCGTCGTGTCCCTGGCCGCCCCCAGGCCCGACAAACCCGTCCCAGCCCCCGCTCCCTCCTACGGCGCCCCCTCCCAGAGATCCTTCGACCACTCCGTCGAAGAAATAGCCATCCTCCGCGACGAGAGGCAGATGTCTGACGACGCCACCAGCTACAACTTTGCCATCGAGACTGAGGACGGAATCCAACGCGAGGAATTCGGTTCCGCCATCGACCACGGAAGCGCTGAAGGAGCCGTCGCTCAGAGCGGAAAGGTCTC CTTCACCCTCCCCGACGGCCAACAGTTCGAGCTGACCTTCGTGGCTGACGAGAATGGCTTCCAGCCCCAGTCTTCCTTCCTGCCAGTCGCTCCCGAATTCCCCCACGAGATTCCCCAGTTCGTCCTCGACCAGATCGAAAAGGCAAGACGCGAGGACGAGGAGGCTGCCCGCTCCGGCCCACGAAGCAGCGGTGCCCCATCTCAGGGATACGCATAA